One Vallitalea pronyensis genomic region harbors:
- a CDS encoding TetR/AcrR family transcriptional regulator has protein sequence MDKATYHHGDLKQELIHNGLLLLDKEGIAGFSLRKVASMCGVSHNAPYKHFKDKDELIRDIISEIWHQFYLALRKGVDLYPEEPALQIVEMGKQYVKFLVENPEYLKLMFLSDSTFPVRLEIKINEATISSNKNSPAFKVFRDTAENYFKEIQLDQGLYMQKTLTMWSLVHGLALLIPKSVIEYDKGYLDLVESLIRMNIVK, from the coding sequence GTGGATAAAGCAACGTATCACCATGGCGATTTAAAACAGGAATTAATCCATAATGGGTTATTATTATTAGATAAAGAGGGCATAGCAGGCTTTTCTTTAAGAAAAGTAGCAAGTATGTGCGGGGTTAGTCATAATGCGCCCTACAAGCATTTTAAAGATAAAGATGAGCTTATTCGTGACATTATTAGCGAAATATGGCATCAATTTTATTTAGCATTACGAAAAGGAGTTGACTTATATCCAGAGGAACCTGCGTTGCAAATAGTGGAAATGGGAAAACAATATGTAAAATTTTTGGTGGAAAATCCAGAGTACTTAAAATTAATGTTTTTATCCGACAGTACTTTTCCTGTTAGACTTGAAATTAAAATTAATGAAGCGACAATAAGTTCCAATAAAAATAGTCCTGCATTCAAAGTCTTTAGGGATACTGCAGAAAATTATTTTAAAGAAATTCAATTAGATCAAGGGCTATATATGCAAAAGACATTAACCATGTGGAGCTTAGTCCATGGATTAGCTTTATTGATACCTAAGAGTGTTATTGAATATGATAAGGGATACTTGGATTTGGTTGAAAGCTTAATTAGAATGAATATCGTAAAATAG
- a CDS encoding monovalent cation:proton antiporter-2 (CPA2) family protein, protein MEVFLLQLFIFFVTSAIAVPIAKKLGLSSVLGYLSAGIVIGPFGISLIADVESVMHITEFGVVMMLFLVGLELKPSMLWQMRMPILGTGGAQVIVTALVIGSVTFLVLPWQQALAVGLTLALSSTAIVVQILRENQMMNTTAGRSIFSVLLLQDLAFIPILALMPFLATDLSQEASHSKTLFIDISQFTGTSQFIIILASLLIVFVVGKYISRPLFRVIAQTHVREIFVGAALAMVVGISLLMTIVGLSPALGTFIAGVVLADNEYRHELESDIEPFKGLLLGVFFISIGASLNFKLIGDNMLMIIGIAFGLMVIKFVILLLVAYVFKVAKKNRIIFAVSLAQGGEFAFVLFQFAKTNGVLGAEITDPFISAVVISMFLAPLLFKVNEKFLYSRKTDEINQQMDVIDEKGKQVILAGFGQLGMDIGRFLISAGVKPIILDNNAAKVDVLRKFGFEVYYGDVTRLDLLKAAGAPEAELLILTMGDVEITKKLVDIVHKHYPNLKIVANASDLEATYELMDIHVDKIRRESFGSALMLGQDILQLLGMDPYDAYRLMRIFRKHNEDMVQELYKRHQEDMDNYISVYQQQMENLEELMTFDLDMDSDVLDKAWKSASPEE, encoded by the coding sequence ATGGAAGTATTCTTATTGCAACTGTTCATATTCTTTGTTACATCAGCCATTGCTGTTCCCATTGCTAAAAAGCTAGGTCTTAGTTCGGTTCTAGGATACTTGAGCGCAGGAATTGTCATTGGTCCTTTTGGTATATCTCTCATAGCTGATGTAGAATCGGTCATGCATATTACGGAGTTTGGTGTTGTGATGATGCTGTTTTTGGTAGGACTGGAGTTAAAACCTTCCATGTTGTGGCAAATGCGTATGCCTATTCTTGGGACAGGTGGTGCTCAAGTTATTGTCACAGCCCTTGTTATAGGATCCGTGACCTTTTTGGTTTTACCGTGGCAGCAAGCTTTAGCAGTTGGTTTAACATTAGCTTTGTCATCAACAGCTATTGTCGTACAGATCCTAAGAGAAAACCAGATGATGAACACGACAGCAGGCAGATCCATATTTTCTGTACTGTTGCTTCAAGATTTAGCCTTTATACCCATACTTGCTCTTATGCCTTTTTTAGCCACAGATTTAAGTCAAGAAGCAAGTCATAGCAAAACACTATTCATTGACATTTCTCAATTTACGGGAACCTCTCAGTTCATCATCATTTTAGCATCCCTCTTGATTGTTTTTGTTGTTGGGAAATATATAAGTCGACCGCTTTTTAGAGTCATTGCTCAAACTCATGTAAGAGAAATTTTTGTAGGTGCAGCGTTGGCTATGGTTGTGGGAATTTCCTTGCTAATGACCATTGTTGGACTGTCACCAGCACTTGGAACCTTTATCGCAGGGGTTGTTTTGGCGGATAATGAGTATAGGCATGAACTTGAAAGTGACATTGAACCTTTTAAAGGATTGTTACTTGGCGTTTTTTTCATATCCATTGGTGCAAGTTTGAATTTTAAACTAATAGGTGACAATATGCTTATGATTATTGGTATAGCTTTTGGACTAATGGTGATTAAATTTGTGATATTGCTTCTTGTTGCTTATGTTTTTAAAGTAGCTAAAAAGAACAGAATTATTTTTGCAGTGTCACTGGCCCAAGGTGGAGAATTCGCATTTGTGTTATTCCAATTCGCAAAAACCAATGGTGTGTTGGGAGCAGAGATCACAGATCCATTTATTTCAGCCGTTGTCATATCCATGTTTTTAGCACCCCTTTTATTCAAAGTAAATGAAAAGTTCTTGTATTCTAGAAAGACAGATGAAATTAACCAACAAATGGATGTCATTGATGAAAAAGGAAAACAGGTTATTCTGGCAGGATTTGGACAGCTTGGCATGGATATCGGACGTTTTCTGATTTCAGCAGGCGTCAAACCCATCATATTGGATAATAATGCTGCCAAAGTAGATGTCTTAAGAAAATTCGGCTTTGAGGTTTATTATGGGGATGTTACGAGACTTGATTTATTAAAAGCAGCAGGAGCACCAGAAGCTGAACTGCTGATTTTGACAATGGGGGATGTGGAAATCACAAAAAAACTTGTGGATATTGTTCACAAGCACTATCCAAATTTAAAAATTGTAGCCAATGCATCGGATTTGGAAGCAACATATGAACTGATGGATATCCATGTAGATAAGATCAGAAGAGAGTCTTTTGGCAGCGCTTTAATGTTAGGACAGGACATCTTGCAACTGTTAGGTATGGACCCATATGATGCCTATCGTTTGATGAGGATTTTTAGAAAGCATAATGAAGACATGGTTCAAGAACTGTATAAGAGACACCAAGAAGATATGGACAACTATATTTCTGTATATCAGCAGCAAATGGAAAATCTTGAAGAATTGATGACATTTGATCTTGATATGGATTCAGATGTACTGGATAAGGCATGGAAAAGCGCCAGTCCAGAAGAGTAA
- a CDS encoding oxidoreductase — MESLQACEDMKLFSPVKIGKQVLKNRIVMAPMVTYHLDHKQSNKDKIMQYYQERLENPIGMLVSQSIFVPKLGVAMEKFEDTYHWFVEALNENCKKHGTKCVIQLSYDSPSYYEDGFVDVTNYSQEELLELKNKYIDCIKLLLTWDVDGIELHGAHGYFMNMMNAIETNKRKDQFGLGKMSYTFLKEIIESVRPFLGDKMLTYRLGLSNDEVENIKMSQFLQEMKIDSIHYSYGIPKPKHIELNAFAEYFDVVKMSIRTSEHIKVPTIFSNEIRTLNRAENLLKHTKAELIAFGRPFLADANFINHALTDLNYKPCISCKKCRWFYEPDNCVQKK; from the coding sequence ATGGAATCATTGCAAGCATGTGAAGACATGAAACTCTTTTCACCAGTAAAAATTGGAAAACAAGTATTGAAAAATCGAATCGTTATGGCGCCGATGGTTACGTATCATCTTGATCATAAACAAAGTAACAAAGATAAAATCATGCAGTACTACCAAGAAAGATTAGAAAATCCTATTGGAATGCTGGTGAGTCAATCCATTTTTGTGCCCAAATTAGGTGTAGCAATGGAGAAGTTCGAAGATACCTATCATTGGTTTGTAGAAGCGTTAAATGAAAATTGCAAGAAACATGGTACAAAATGTGTTATACAATTATCCTATGATAGTCCAAGCTATTATGAAGACGGCTTTGTGGATGTCACAAATTATTCTCAAGAGGAATTGTTAGAGCTTAAAAATAAATATATTGATTGTATAAAATTATTGTTAACATGGGATGTGGATGGGATAGAATTACATGGTGCCCATGGTTATTTTATGAATATGATGAACGCTATTGAAACGAATAAAAGGAAGGATCAATTTGGTCTAGGAAAAATGAGCTATACGTTTTTGAAAGAAATTATTGAAAGTGTAAGACCATTTTTAGGAGATAAAATGCTTACATATCGATTAGGGCTTTCTAATGATGAAGTTGAGAATATAAAGATGTCTCAATTTCTTCAAGAAATGAAAATCGACTCAATTCATTATTCCTATGGCATTCCAAAACCTAAACATATTGAACTGAATGCTTTTGCAGAATATTTTGATGTGGTAAAAATGTCAATACGCACATCAGAGCATATTAAAGTACCGACGATTTTCTCAAATGAAATAAGGACGTTAAATAGAGCCGAAAATCTTTTAAAACATACAAAAGCTGAATTAATTGCATTTGGAAGACCTTTTCTTGCAGATGCTAATTTCATTAATCATGCTTTAACAGATCTTAATTATAAACCATGTATATCTTGTAAAAAATGCAGGTGGTTTTATGAACCAGATAATTGTGTTCAAAAAAAATAA
- a CDS encoding sulfatase family protein — MKNIVFIFPDQMRADYLGCYGADFAKTPNIDQLAGEGVVYENACSTSPLCVPARASLLTGKNAIVNGVLENSTWLRPDHGACGIETWPQILSDNGYDTIAVGKMHFYPWDTMEGFDKRIISEDKRHYLVEDDYADYLTSKGLKKYRGIDCEGYAEGKGAMMNPFKLEDQADQWITRQACDTIGASSDDKPFAMMVGFLSPHCPYDPDVSFAEHFQSSEMPDSVPETPESMSFRERLVNAYKKPWAQVDYSSFTEEEKKKVKAHYSACIHDVDVCVGYIVEALKKKGIYDNTVIIFASDHGDFVGDFGLIGKHYYYEPSIHVPLIIKDTTVQASGTRKKEVVNLTDIRATILQIAGIEGIQDIETEDSKILSCYKESTEERMLFGATDIGYMARMNEWKLCRYKKGLTQLFNLNKDPYEQVNLAYTQENMDIFKKLDAYMQKRIVESIYEANMDKIVDKTTSLDEDDYFKRHWKRPYPVSQHNGSCC; from the coding sequence ATGAAAAACATTGTTTTTATTTTTCCAGATCAAATGCGAGCGGATTACTTAGGGTGTTATGGTGCAGATTTTGCAAAAACCCCTAATATTGACCAATTAGCTGGTGAAGGTGTTGTGTATGAAAATGCCTGTTCAACCAGTCCATTATGTGTACCAGCAAGAGCGTCATTATTAACGGGAAAAAATGCGATTGTAAATGGTGTATTGGAAAACAGCACCTGGTTAAGACCCGATCATGGCGCATGCGGTATTGAAACATGGCCACAGATACTATCGGATAATGGGTATGATACCATTGCTGTGGGTAAAATGCACTTTTATCCATGGGATACAATGGAAGGTTTTGATAAGCGCATTATCAGTGAAGATAAAAGGCATTATCTTGTAGAAGATGATTATGCAGACTACCTGACATCAAAAGGTTTAAAAAAATACAGAGGAATAGATTGTGAAGGGTATGCAGAAGGAAAGGGTGCCATGATGAATCCTTTTAAACTGGAAGATCAAGCGGACCAGTGGATAACAAGGCAGGCATGTGACACCATTGGAGCCTCTAGTGATGACAAGCCCTTTGCCATGATGGTAGGTTTTTTATCCCCTCATTGCCCCTATGACCCAGATGTATCTTTTGCTGAACACTTTCAATCTTCTGAAATGCCCGATTCTGTGCCAGAAACACCTGAAAGCATGTCTTTTCGTGAACGTCTTGTCAACGCCTATAAAAAACCTTGGGCTCAGGTGGATTACTCCTCTTTCACGGAAGAAGAAAAGAAAAAAGTAAAGGCTCATTATAGTGCTTGTATCCATGATGTTGATGTGTGTGTGGGCTATATTGTTGAAGCATTGAAGAAAAAAGGCATCTATGATAATACGGTGATTATATTTGCCTCAGACCATGGGGATTTCGTCGGTGATTTTGGTTTAATAGGCAAACACTATTATTATGAACCATCTATTCATGTACCTCTAATTATTAAAGATACTACAGTACAAGCATCAGGCACAAGGAAAAAAGAGGTGGTCAATCTGACGGATATTCGGGCAACCATCTTGCAGATTGCAGGTATAGAAGGCATTCAAGATATTGAGACAGAGGATTCAAAAATTTTATCCTGCTATAAGGAGAGTACCGAAGAACGTATGCTATTTGGTGCTACAGATATTGGGTATATGGCAAGAATGAATGAATGGAAATTATGTCGGTATAAGAAGGGGTTAACACAGTTATTCAATTTAAACAAAGACCCTTATGAGCAGGTTAATCTTGCCTATACCCAAGAAAACATGGACATCTTCAAAAAACTTGATGCCTATATGCAAAAAAGGATTGTTGAATCCATCTATGAAGCTAATATGGACAAGATAGTCGATAAAACAACGTCTTTAGATGAAGATGATTATTTTAAAAGACATTGGAAAAGACCTTACCCAGTGAGTCAACACAATGGGTCTTGTTGTTGA
- a CDS encoding NAD(P)H-dependent oxidoreductase — protein sequence MNIVVLNGSPKGDISVTMQYIHYIQKKYKQHRLTIINIAKNIHKIEKDKAYFENIMDAIKSSDGVLWAFPLYVFTVSSSYQRFIELIFERNMTAVFKEKYTSLLATSIHFYDHTAINYMHAICDDLDMHYVDDFSPHMYDLEKEAIRNNLLLFAKNFFDAIENQVTTLKAFNPVKHAPINYVSEIQQDKLDASNKKIIIVTDSLENSNLKNMIHAFKLSFVQSIEVVNLQDLDIKGGCLGCLKCGYDYTCVYHDKDDYIRFYNNTLKAADIIIFAGTIQHRYLSYRWKMFLDRGFFNTHTPSLSNKQFGFILSGPLNQVPNLRQILEAYVQWQGSHLVGFVTDEYATNSELDNHLYALANNLIKLSDCNYRRPTTFLGIAGMKLFRDEIWGELRFPFIADHKAYRTHNVYDFPQKYYTSRIRNFVLMLMCKIPFIRKEIYSNKIKPGMIASLEKIVNNDSVS from the coding sequence ATGAATATCGTGGTTTTAAATGGAAGTCCCAAAGGTGATATCAGTGTTACCATGCAATATATCCATTATATCCAAAAGAAATACAAACAGCACAGATTAACAATCATTAATATTGCTAAAAACATACATAAAATAGAAAAGGATAAAGCCTATTTTGAGAATATCATGGATGCCATAAAATCCAGTGATGGTGTATTATGGGCATTTCCTCTTTATGTTTTTACGGTTTCTTCAAGTTATCAGCGCTTCATTGAACTCATTTTTGAAAGAAATATGACGGCTGTCTTTAAAGAAAAATACACATCTTTACTGGCTACATCCATACATTTTTATGATCATACAGCTATCAATTATATGCATGCCATTTGCGATGACTTAGATATGCATTATGTGGATGATTTTTCACCACATATGTATGATTTAGAAAAAGAAGCTATAAGAAACAATCTATTATTATTTGCAAAAAACTTTTTCGATGCCATAGAAAACCAAGTCACAACACTGAAAGCCTTCAATCCAGTAAAACATGCACCAATTAACTATGTATCTGAAATTCAACAGGATAAACTAGATGCTTCCAACAAAAAAATAATAATTGTAACCGATTCTTTGGAAAACAGTAATCTAAAAAACATGATCCATGCATTTAAACTATCATTTGTCCAGTCTATTGAAGTGGTTAATCTTCAAGATTTAGATATAAAAGGAGGATGTTTGGGGTGTCTAAAATGTGGTTATGATTATACGTGCGTTTATCATGATAAGGATGATTATATACGTTTCTATAATAACACATTAAAAGCGGCTGATATCATCATCTTTGCTGGTACCATTCAACATCGATACTTATCCTATAGATGGAAAATGTTTTTGGATAGAGGCTTCTTCAATACACATACCCCCTCTCTATCCAATAAACAGTTTGGCTTTATCTTATCTGGTCCTTTAAACCAAGTACCTAATTTAAGACAAATTTTGGAGGCCTATGTTCAATGGCAAGGTTCCCATTTGGTTGGTTTTGTAACAGATGAATATGCTACCAATAGCGAACTGGATAATCACCTATATGCATTAGCCAATAATCTTATAAAATTATCCGATTGCAATTATCGTAGACCCACTACATTTCTTGGCATTGCTGGTATGAAATTATTTCGAGATGAAATATGGGGAGAATTAAGATTCCCATTTATCGCCGACCATAAAGCATATCGAACACATAACGTCTATGATTTTCCTCAAAAATATTATACATCAAGGATAAGGAATTTTGTATTGATGTTGATGTGTAAAATCCCTTTTATACGGAAAGAAATTTATTCCAATAAAATTAAACCCGGCATGATCGCATCCTTGGAGAAGATTGTTAATAATGATTCGGTTAGTTGA
- a CDS encoding foldase protein PrsA, with the protein MKTIPSGKKIIVLSISMFTVMILIWRVNSVSYSGWDATLVTVNHEPVTQREFKQVLSKQRSDVYSYFQRKYGASDNKDFWTHNYEGEVPIEIARKRALDTIVRIKVEQLLAREKGVMDNIHDAHFLKKLKNENKRRQEAVANNQVIYGPTTYSESGYFQYIHSNMVLRVKQLMMEENISMETLRHFYEDRKETYRLEDQIRIHKIAISLLDEAGHDDQKIKEKSQEQLKIMKDQWAHGVYYDDFLNKYKHTDHLDMTYEEVTFDKNDPNLQERVDHVYDISKTLTIGQVSSIIEDKDSVAIIKVVAIEPQGYRPLDEVMYHVQSSYIDETYQQLIDQLVKEADVRIHENMYKKIKLR; encoded by the coding sequence ATGAAAACAATACCAAGTGGTAAAAAAATAATCGTCTTATCCATCAGTATGTTTACAGTGATGATACTCATTTGGAGGGTTAACAGCGTGAGTTATTCTGGATGGGATGCAACCCTTGTGACCGTTAATCATGAACCGGTTACCCAAAGAGAATTTAAGCAAGTATTATCCAAACAACGAAGTGACGTGTATAGCTATTTTCAACGAAAATACGGTGCCAGCGATAATAAGGATTTCTGGACACATAACTATGAGGGAGAAGTACCCATTGAAATTGCTCGAAAACGTGCGTTAGATACCATCGTTCGTATAAAAGTTGAGCAGCTATTAGCAAGAGAAAAAGGGGTGATGGATAATATTCATGATGCCCATTTTTTAAAGAAACTAAAAAATGAAAATAAAAGAAGGCAAGAAGCTGTTGCCAACAATCAGGTGATCTACGGACCAACCACATATAGTGAAAGTGGTTATTTTCAATATATCCATTCCAATATGGTTCTCAGAGTGAAGCAGCTCATGATGGAAGAAAACATCAGCATGGAAACATTAAGACATTTTTATGAAGACAGAAAAGAAACCTATCGATTAGAAGACCAGATAAGGATACATAAAATAGCCATCTCACTACTTGATGAAGCAGGACATGATGACCAAAAGATTAAGGAAAAAAGCCAAGAGCAGTTAAAGATAATGAAAGACCAATGGGCTCATGGTGTCTATTATGATGATTTTTTAAATAAATATAAGCATACGGATCATTTAGACATGACATATGAAGAAGTCACATTTGATAAAAATGACCCAAATCTTCAAGAGCGTGTGGACCATGTATATGACATCAGCAAAACATTAACAATCGGTCAAGTGAGTTCAATTATAGAGGATAAAGATTCGGTAGCCATCATTAAAGTTGTGGCTATTGAACCTCAGGGCTATCGCCCTTTGGATGAAGTCATGTATCACGTGCAGTCAAGTTATATAGATGAAACATACCAACAATTGATTGATCAGCTCGTAAAAGAAGCTGATGTTAGAATTCACGAAAATATGTATAAAAAAATAAAGTTAAGATAG
- a CDS encoding NAD(P)H-dependent oxidoreductase, which translates to MKTTKKILINFAHPAKSKSKINIALRKMVENLDGVTINDLYDHYPDFMIDISREQGLCEAHDVIVFQHPFYWYQAPSIVKEWFDLVLEHGWAYGAMATALKDKLFVQTLTAGGDAASYQADGMNRYTIAELTSPFRATANLCKMASISPFTILGIHRGLPDEEIRFHAENYRRFIVALRDNRLNLDMAKEIPCCSTHLDAIIGKE; encoded by the coding sequence ATGAAAACAACAAAGAAGATATTAATAAATTTTGCACATCCAGCAAAATCAAAATCAAAAATAAATATAGCTTTAAGGAAGATGGTGGAAAATCTGGATGGTGTTACGATTAATGATCTCTACGATCATTATCCGGATTTTATGATTGATATTAGCAGAGAACAGGGGCTATGTGAAGCACATGATGTGATTGTTTTTCAGCATCCCTTTTATTGGTATCAAGCACCTTCTATTGTCAAAGAGTGGTTTGACTTGGTATTGGAACACGGTTGGGCATACGGTGCCATGGCAACTGCGTTAAAAGATAAACTTTTTGTTCAAACGTTGACAGCAGGGGGAGATGCGGCATCCTATCAAGCAGATGGTATGAACAGATATACCATTGCAGAGTTAACATCACCCTTTAGAGCCACTGCCAACCTATGTAAGATGGCATCCATTTCACCCTTTACTATATTGGGTATTCATAGAGGATTACCAGATGAAGAAATCCGCTTTCATGCAGAAAATTATCGCCGTTTTATTGTCGCGTTAAGGGATAACCGTTTGAATTTAGATATGGCAAAAGAGATACCATGCTGCAGCACCCATTTAGACGCCATTATAGGAAAGGAGTAA
- a CDS encoding CBM96 family carbohydrate-binding protein, whose product MKRIIKKGQGKFLSLLMGTVLIFSLYGAVIPVVSHAAGSTYYVDSASGNDSNSGTSTSAPWKTLQKVNSMNFNPGDRILFKAGGIWTGQLTLDDSGTSMNPIVIDQYGSGDKPLINGNGLVGEGVVYLYNTEYIELNNLEITNNAASEGDRRGVYVEAANAGLLHHVHLKNLTIHHVKGMTGSTKEAKRTAGISIRVTADNLVDTRYDGVLIEGCHIYTVDNQGIVTETVDIHNDDPSALNYPGQVNFERRKFTNLVIRNNIIHDIGKNCIILRNDENGLVEYNVVSDNAVRSLTGNSIFTRTCTGTVMQYNEGYDNGSSNYDGCMYDADLESPNTIWQYSYSHNNHHGLFWACTAVNDSGIKVRYNISQNDKGGIFVVNYPNNGIDIYNNTVYIGAHRSPTILYERHKGGNGPRKYSFMNNIIYNESSSATYDFYTANNDYNRTIDYNLYYGNHPSNEPNDTHKLTVDPLFVNPGSATYGIDSCDGYQLTSSSPAINSGISIADNGGKDYWGNVLYKGAPDRGAHEYPSDSTPPSEESFIADEDAYVRGGQYATQNYGADAEIQIKQSPSNDSYSRKAYFKFDLNGKGLSTITSAKLKVYVNSTSGTYAPTTYEVHDDSWAESSITWNNAPALGGSITAATVSSAGQYVVWDITSYVNNQLSGDSIVTIGINDPAATLVYGKYNSKEATANKPTLVITH is encoded by the coding sequence ATGAAAAGAATAATAAAAAAGGGTCAAGGAAAATTTCTTTCACTATTGATGGGGACTGTTTTAATTTTTAGTTTATACGGTGCAGTGATACCTGTTGTAAGTCATGCAGCTGGCAGCACCTATTATGTGGATTCTGCCAGTGGTAATGATAGTAATAGCGGCACGTCAACCTCTGCACCTTGGAAAACCCTTCAAAAAGTAAACAGCATGAACTTCAATCCAGGTGATAGGATTTTATTTAAAGCAGGAGGCATATGGACTGGACAACTGACATTGGATGATTCTGGAACAAGTATGAATCCCATCGTCATTGATCAATATGGTTCAGGAGACAAGCCCTTAATTAATGGGAATGGTTTGGTTGGTGAAGGTGTTGTTTATCTCTATAATACAGAATACATTGAGCTTAATAACCTTGAGATTACCAATAATGCTGCTTCTGAAGGAGACAGAAGAGGTGTCTATGTGGAAGCTGCCAATGCAGGACTACTGCATCATGTCCACCTAAAAAACCTTACCATTCATCATGTAAAAGGCATGACTGGAAGCACGAAAGAAGCGAAAAGGACAGCAGGCATATCCATTCGTGTTACAGCGGATAATCTGGTGGATACAAGATATGATGGTGTTCTCATTGAAGGTTGCCATATTTATACGGTGGATAATCAAGGAATTGTCACGGAAACGGTGGATATTCATAATGACGATCCAAGTGCATTGAACTATCCGGGGCAAGTGAATTTTGAAAGACGAAAATTCACCAATTTGGTTATTCGCAATAACATCATCCATGATATTGGAAAAAACTGTATCATCTTAAGAAATGATGAAAACGGTCTAGTGGAATACAATGTTGTTTCAGATAATGCTGTTCGGTCCCTTACAGGTAATAGTATTTTTACCCGTACGTGTACAGGTACAGTGATGCAATATAATGAAGGATATGATAACGGGTCCAGTAACTATGATGGCTGTATGTATGATGCGGATTTAGAAAGCCCCAATACAATATGGCAGTACAGTTATAGCCACAACAATCATCATGGTTTATTTTGGGCTTGTACAGCAGTAAATGACAGTGGTATCAAAGTTCGTTATAACATCAGTCAAAATGACAAAGGCGGTATTTTTGTGGTAAATTACCCTAATAATGGTATCGACATCTACAATAATACGGTGTATATTGGTGCTCACCGCTCTCCAACCATTCTCTATGAAAGACACAAGGGCGGTAATGGACCAAGAAAATATTCTTTTATGAATAACATTATCTATAATGAAAGCTCTTCAGCTACGTATGATTTTTATACGGCTAATAACGATTATAATAGAACCATTGATTACAACCTTTATTATGGCAATCATCCATCCAATGAACCCAACGACACCCATAAGCTAACAGTCGATCCACTATTTGTCAACCCTGGATCAGCAACATATGGCATTGATTCATGTGATGGCTATCAATTAACCAGCAGTTCTCCTGCTATCAATTCTGGCATAAGTATTGCTGATAATGGAGGGAAAGACTATTGGGGTAACGTTCTATATAAAGGAGCACCGGATAGAGGTGCCCACGAGTACCCCAGTGATAGTACCCCACCTTCTGAAGAGAGCTTTATAGCAGATGAAGATGCTTATGTAAGAGGTGGTCAATATGCCACTCAGAATTATGGGGCAGATGCAGAAATTCAAATCAAGCAATCCCCATCCAATGACTCTTATAGCAGAAAAGCTTATTTCAAGTTTGACTTAAATGGTAAAGGATTAAGTACCATAACAAGTGCTAAGCTGAAAGTTTATGTCAATTCCACCAGTGGTACATATGCACCTACAACCTATGAGGTGCATGATGACAGCTGGGCAGAGAGCAGTATAACGTGGAATAATGCACCTGCATTGGGAGGAAGTATAACAGCTGCAACGGTGTCAAGTGCTGGACAATATGTGGTATGGGATATCACATCCTATGTGAACAACCAGCTATCAGGCGATTCAATTGTGACCATAGGTATTAATGACCCTGCTGCTACATTGGTATATGGAAAATACAACAGTAAGGAAGCAACGGCTAATAAGCCAACCTTGGTTATAACCCACTAA
- a CDS encoding L-2-amino-thiazoline-4-carboxylic acid hydrolase: protein MSKFNCKHQALLIAWINRAVVQEIGDDEGERIIRKATKIYAMQRGGRMAQRARMNGDALTMNSYYTYVEWVAQKGDFDQKIVEKMPDSRIHVFKCPFHDVWKENNLMPYGRFYCLEVDKGVVKGFNKDLHVDVLQTKPNGADYCDLIFKEGHMNVKNMLKFMYKKYIKLGKKVIKHWEYHCGHTYKTMKDVIQQELGSRSEGIMEKALQDFTDRFGQESTDIVTSYEHTDFNSI, encoded by the coding sequence ATGAGTAAATTTAATTGTAAACATCAAGCCTTGTTAATTGCATGGATTAATCGAGCTGTTGTGCAAGAAATAGGTGATGACGAAGGTGAACGTATCATTAGAAAAGCTACTAAAATCTATGCCATGCAAAGAGGTGGAAGGATGGCTCAAAGAGCAAGAATGAATGGTGATGCATTAACCATGAACAGTTATTATACTTATGTAGAGTGGGTAGCGCAAAAAGGGGATTTTGATCAAAAGATAGTGGAAAAGATGCCAGATAGTAGGATCCATGTATTTAAGTGCCCATTCCATGATGTATGGAAAGAAAATAATCTCATGCCCTATGGTCGTTTCTATTGTTTGGAGGTGGATAAAGGTGTGGTTAAAGGGTTTAATAAAGACTTGCATGTAGATGTTTTACAAACCAAACCTAATGGTGCTGATTATTGTGATCTTATTTTCAAGGAAGGTCACATGAATGTGAAAAACATGTTAAAGTTTATGTATAAAAAGTATATAAAATTAGGGAAGAAGGTCATCAAGCATTGGGAATACCATTGTGGGCATACCTACAAAACCATGAAAGATGTGATTCAACAGGAATTAGGGAGTAGAAGTGAAGGTATTATGGAAAAAGCTTTACAGGATTTTACGGATAGATTTGGACAAGAGAGTACGGATATTGTCACATCCTATGAACATACGGATTTTAACAGTATTTAA